The Ipomoea triloba cultivar NCNSP0323 chromosome 13, ASM357664v1 genomic interval TGTCTGTCTTTGGTTAATTCTTGTGCAATTGAATTCTTCTTTATNTAATTCTTGTGCAATTGAATTCTTCTTTATATGTAATGGTATTATTTACTCATAGGTTAAATAGTACATTAAGCCTGGAGCTTTTAGCAAATTACAAAGTAATACTGACTTTGAACTTCATGAGAGCAAAAAGGGTTAATAAAGATATTGAAAAGATGTCTAGTTCTTTGCCTCTGTATAATTTTATCCATTCTTGAGCTAGACATTTTACACATTATACTTGTTATTctaaattacaattatttgcATTTTTTGCTCAAGCCAAACTGACTTTAGGTTCTCTCTTTTATGTGGGCAGAACGACGATGAGGATATGGTTTATATGTATAATGCTTATTTGCACAAGATGATGACCTGCTTTCTGTCTCATCCTCTTGCCCGAGATAAGGTTTGTACATTTTCCTCTCAAGCCTAGACTGTAAGCatagtttcttttcccttttggGATGTTTACAATATGTTCTCTTACTGTTAACATAAACTTCTCATATTCCTTTTCTAGTCTTTCTATCTTATAGTTTACAGTGCCTTACTGTCTTTTGAAAGGTCAAAGAAGTAAAAGACAAGGCTATGACTGAACTTAGTCCATATCGCATGGCCAGTTCTCATAACCATATGGTGGATAGAAGCATGCATGCTCAGAAGACTGAACCAGCACCTCAAGCTTTTATCTCTCTTTTAGAGTTTGTTAGTGAAATTTATCAGGTTAGTgcatttttaatgttattattgttgccactcttattattattattatattattattattattgttattattattattattataatatatttctcattcaaattttaaaaatactagctTAAATTagcttataattattatttattacttttcaacattattatagatagtggagagagttggttcattgagctacaatcaacaagagattgatgaagttagagacacATGGGCCAAGTACTTCATTGTTGAATGGATTAATACATTGCATTAGTATGTGAAATAGTAATTTGAGATGTATGTATTGCTTTTATTGCTTTTGGTacaaagtttgggagaagattacggcttgtattaattaatatagataatttttgatgaacttgtattattaattattatcaattgtgagatttattgcttttattaattttgatattataaatataaattgtacaggttttgaatgtgattgtgatagctatatatatttgagcaggttttgggtgtaaatagaaaaataaaatgaatattttttttaaaaaaattaccctataacgtcggctagtcttattagccgacgttgtagggtaatttttttgtttttaaattacctacaacgtcggctatttgtaaagagccgacgttgtagggtattttatttgtaaactactaaaataccctacaacgtcggctatttacaaatagccgacctTGTATGTAATtggaaaactactaaaataccctataacgtcggctctttacaaatagccgacgttgtagggaatttaaaaacaaaaaaattaccctacaacgtcggctaataagactagccgacgttgtagggtaatttttttgtttttaaattccctacaacgtcggctatttgtaaagagccgacgttgtagggtattttagtagttttcaaattacctacaacgtcggctatttgtaaagagccgacgtt includes:
- the LOC116002690 gene encoding nuclear pore complex protein NUP205-like, whose translation is MASFFSLVVALVSDALSAVPDKASILTRDASFRHEFQESVMVTVEDPVVKGYVSCVRHAWLVHLMLIHDGVDAQETGPIVSSHDLRHINTCLDVIFSDNVFQFWMKNILQTPAYQNDDEDMVYMYNAYLHKMMTCFLSHPLARDKVKEVKDKAMTELSPYRMASSHNHMVDRSMHAQKTEPAPQAFISLLEFVSEIYQIVERVGSLSYNQQEIDEVRDTWAKYFIVEWINTLH